A single genomic interval of Coccidioides posadasii str. Silveira chromosome 1, complete sequence harbors:
- the GUP1 gene encoding glycerol transporter (BUSCO:332891at4751~EggNog:ENOG410PGX5~COG:T~TransMembrane:10 (i58-76o117-134i175-199o211-230i369-391o403-426i495-512o518-539i551-575o595-615i)~BUSCO:3298at33183): MSLLSWLRRLYSLDTLDPRFTASANQNRPFAGGTRNAGGAKPAKNGVSPSRWNTPEFYIYYVVFVIAVPMMFKTAIDVSQESHPTYSNYSELLAPGWIPGRKVDNSDLQYASFRDNIRYMALLIIIHPLLRRLYNHFFPSKLANSPSPNKPGVAVGHPSATAAQSRFEKRVSFDYWFALIFLVALHGFSSLKVLGILLINYNIATNLPRPYIPAATWIFNIGILFANELLHGYKYARIATSIASMLGLGVDADISSWGEWLDSLGGIVSRWEVLFNITVLRLISFNLDYYWSLDYRAGSPLEKKQLDPSALSERDRIYTPADPLCFNVRNYLSYTLYSPLYLAGPIITFNDYIHQQKYQPPSISKTRTLLYGVRFLLTLLSMELILHYIYVVAISKSSPDWSIYTPFQLSMLGYFNLHIIWLKLLIPWRFFRLWALIDGIDPPENMVRCMSDNYSALAFWRSWHRSFNRWVVRYLYVPLGGSRSERSDKPFVSKVRGVINFLVVFTFVALWHDINLRLLMWGWLITLFVLPEILASLLFPEHKWRTRPNTYRVLCGVGAVANILMMMAANLVGFALGLDGLQGLLSGILGSYAGLAYLAGACAAVFVGVQVMFEIREEESRAGIRLKC; this comes from the exons ATGAGCCTGCTGAGCTGGTTACGGAGGTTGTACTCCCTGGACACTCTCGACCCCCGTTTTACAGCGTCAGCAAACCAGAATCGGCCTTTCGCTGGGGGAACGAGAAATGCCGGAGGCGCAAAGCCAGCGAAGAATGGCGTATCTCCGTCCAGATGGAACACTCCCGAGTTCTACATTTACTATGTTGTCTTCGTCATCGCTGTCCCGATGATGTTTAAGACCGCAATTGATGTTTCTCAGG AGTCTCACCCGACTTACTCGAATTATTCTGAGCTCCTTGCTCCTGGATGGATCCCTGGTCGCAAAGTG GACAATTCCGACCTCCAATACGCCAGCTTCCGTGATAACATTCGCTATATGGCACTGTTGATCATTATCCATCCGTTGCTTCGCCGTCTCTATAATCATTTCTTTCCTTCTAAGCTAGCGAATTCACCGTCCCCCAACAAACCTGGTGTCGCAGTGGGACATCCTTCGGCTACCGCAGCCCAATCGAGATTCGAGAAACGAGTGTCCTTTGATTATTGGTTTGCATTGATATTCTTAGTTGCTCTTCACggattttcttctttgaagGTATTAGGAATTCTCTTAATCAACTATAACATAGCAACGAATCTCCCAAGACCTTATATACCAGCGGCAACATGGATATTCAATATCGGCATTTTGTTCGCGAACGAACTTCTGCACGGGTACAAGTACGCCAGGATTGCAACCTCCATTGCGTCTATGCTCGGTCTTGGTGTAGATGCCGATATCAGCTCCTGGGGAGAGTGGCTCGATAGTTTGGGGGGTATCGTTTCACGATGGGAGGTCCTTTTTAACATAACCGTTTTGCGGCTTATAAGTTTTAATCTTGACTACTATTGGAGTCTAGATTATCGGGCTGGAAGCCCACTGGAG aagaagcaacTCGATCCATCAGCCCTATCCGAGCGTGATCGCATCTACACCCCCGCTGATCCGTTATGTTTCAACGTTAGAAACTATCTTTCATACACTCTATATTCGCCTCTCTACCTTGCCGGTCCCATAATCACATTCAACGATTATATTCATCAGCAGAAATATCAACCGCCTTCAATATCAAAAACTCGCACTTTGTTGTATGGCGTGCGCTTCTTACTTACACTGCTCTCCATGGAATTGATTCTCCACTATATCTACGTTGTCGCCATCTCTAAATCATCCCCGGACTGGTCTATATATACCCCCTTCCAGCTGAGCATGTTGGGATATTTCAACCTCCATATCATCTGGCTGAAGCTTCTCATTCCATGGCGATTCTTCCGCTTATGGGCTTTGATTGACGGCATCGATCCCCCCGAAAACATGGTACGATGCATGTCAGACAATTATTCTGCCCTCGCCTTCTGGCGAAGTTGGCATCGATCGTTCAATCGATGGGTAGTCCGGTACCTTTACGTTCCTCTCGGCGGCAGTCGAAGTGAACGCAGCGATAAACCTTTTGTTTCCAAAGTGCGTGGCGTAATCAACTTCCTTGTCGTTTTTACTTTCGTTGCCCTTTGGCACGATATAAACCTCCGTCTCCTCATGTGGGGCTGGCTCATCACCCTTTTCGTTCTCCCTGAAATCCTTGCTTCTCTGCTCTTTCCAGAGCATAAATGGCGTACAAGGCCGAATACATACCGCGTACTTTGCGGGGTTGGCGCTGTGGCCAACATACTTATGATGATGGCGGCAAATTTGGTCGGGTTTGCGTTGGGGTTAGACGGTTTGCAAGGTTTATTGAGCGGCATTTTGGGATCGTATGCAGGTCTGGCGTATCTCGCAGGGGCTTGTGCGGCGGTCTTCGTTGGAGTTCAAGTTATGTTTGAGATTCGCGAAGAGGAATCCCGTGCTGGTATCCGGTTGAAGTGCTGA
- a CDS encoding uncharacterized protein (EggNog:ENOG410PHD4~COG:Q) yields the protein MLRRSVLNKTNHLSDAFAFHKQSHRGTGVSKRIFLQSTRMASSGAGTGGSFQPIRQGQAQQQPGYEKHMTPTSEATKLESEGRFVEYVGSNKLKDKKVLITGGDSGIGRSVAILMAREGADVTIVFLPEEQEDANDTKKAVEREGKKCLLVPGNLMNNDNCKKAVDEHVSAYDRVDVLVNNASKQIMCKDFAQIDLDNVASTFQSNILQMFAITKFAIPHMKKGSSVINTTSVVAFRGSSSMVDYSSTKGAIVSFTRALAKNLAPKGIRVNAVAPGPVHTPIQPASRPPEQMEGFGSGSMIGRPGQPSEIAPTFIWLASNEGALYYGQIMHPYALGD from the exons ATGCTTCGCCGAAGTGTCTTGAACAAAACGAATCATTTGAGCGACGCATTCGCTTTCCACAAACAATCACATCGTGGAACAGGAGTCTCGAAACGTATTTTTTTACAGAGTACAAGAATGGCTTCGTCAGGAGCTGGCACTGGTGGCAGCTTTCAGCCTATTCGACAAGGGCAGGCTCAGCAACAGCCAGG ATATGAGAAGCACATGACTCCAACCAGTGAGGCAACCAAACTAGAGTCTGAAGGCCGATTCGTGGAATATGTTGGTTCCAACAAGCTCAAGGACAAGAAAGTTTTGATAACTGGCGGAGA TTCTGGAATTGGTCGATCAGTCGCTATTCTCATGGCTCGGGAAGGAGCTGATGTAACTATCGTATTTCTTCCGGAAGAACAGGAGGACGCAAATGACACAAAGAAAGCGGTAGAAcgggaagggaagaagtgcTTGCTCGTCCCCGGAAATTTGATGAATAACGACAACTGCAAGAAGGCGGTGGATGAGCATGTGAGCGC ATACGATCGAGTCGATGTTCTGGTTAACAACGCTTCAAAGCAGATCATGTGCAAGGATTTTGCTCAGATCGACCTAGACAACGTTGCCAGCACGTTTCAGAGCAATATTTTACAGATGTTTGCCATTACTAAGTTTGCAATTCCGCATATGAAGAAAGGAAGCTC TGTCATCAATACAACCTCGGTTGTAGCGTTTAGAGGGTCATCCTCTATGGTTGACTATTCCTCGACAAAAGGAGCTATTGTAAGCTTCACCAGAGCCCTAGCAAAGAATTTAGCCCCAAAGGGTATTCGTGTGAATGCTGTAGC ACCTGGTCCTGTGCACACCCCCATCCAGCCAGCCTCTCGGCCTCCCGAACAAATGGAAGGCTTTGGGTCCGGTTCCATGATCGGGAGACCAGGTCAACCGAGTGAAATTGCTCCAACTTTCATATGGCTGGCAAGCAATGAAGGTGCTCTGTACT ATGGTCAAATTATGCACCCCTATGCACTTGGGGATTAA
- a CDS encoding uncharacterized protein (EggNog:ENOG410PWB1~COG:H): MVWHNSCARMLPVRSWSRRANTNIGQRLFGSSWERFIYAAMHRQTDSSPPLLQYFRRFSPTGNRTVQPSVNNLDSLSVARLLTPAAHSNGLPTPVLGFFRDAQSSENYSKPRAARPSDTHSAFLGPSSHPALTTPRTKGYKRRSVKCSIRFCSSEASRERPRNVAQVSQQIRELCANRTNDAYQQTTRRTTECFLAPFQANIDETICASPYDYTMSLPGKRTIPKFIGALQDWLHVPLTSMKIIENIATDMVNVSLMLDDIQDGSELRRGFPAAHVIYGCSQTINSSTYILVKAVERLQRLKNEECRVVFYEESRNLCVGQGFDLYWRHHVQCPSVDDYITMVDNKTGSFFRLATRLMVAAAPSSFGSAELFQLVSLMGRYYQIRDDYQNLASDEYAAKKGFCDDLSEGKFSLPLIHFLQHAPSQKADQIRGLIFHRHQGAGSPLKSTLSIETKQWILSEIKKVGSLEYVHDILDDMHEAMSRMLDGLESDLGKNVKLNALLAGLKL; encoded by the exons ATGGTGTGGCATAATTCTTGTGCCAGAATGCTGCCAGTGCGGTCTTGGAGCCGACGTGCAAATACCAACATCGGCCAGCGGCTCTTTGGAAGTTCTTGGGAAAGGTTTATCTATGCTGCGATGCATAGACAGACCGATAGCTCACCTCCACTACTCCAATATTTTCGCCGCTTTAGCCCTACCGGCAATCGCACCGTTCAGCCAAGTGTCAACAATCTAGACAGCTTGTCTGTTGCTCGCTTACTTACTCCGGCTGCACACTCCAACGGCCTGCCAACACCTGTACTTGGCTTCTTCAGAGATGCCCAGAGCTCAGAGAATTATTCTAAACCGCGAGCGGCCAGGCCAAGCGATACACACTCTGCCTTTCTTGGACCTTCTTCACATCCGGCTCTTACAACCCCTAGGACAAAAGGATATAAGAGGCGTAGTGTGAAATGTTCTATACGCTTTTGCTCCTCAGAGGCATCCAGAGAACGACCACGCAATGTGGCTCAAGTCTCTCAACAGATCAGAGAGTTATGCGCAAATCGAACTAATGATGCCTACCAGCAGACCACTCGCAGAACTACAGAATGCTTTCTGGCGCCCTTCCAAGCCAACATCGATGAAACAATCTGTGCGTCGCCGTATGACTATACCATGTCATTGCCAGGCAAAAGAACTATTCCAAAGTTCATAGGTGCGCTTCAAGATTGGCTTCATGTTCCTCTCACGTCCATGAAGATCATCGAAAACATCGCAACAGATATGGTTAATGTATCTCTAAT GCTAGATGATATCCAGGACGGCTCCGAGCTTCGACGGGGATTCCCAGCCGCTCACGTCATATATGGCTGTAGCCAAACGATCAACAGCAGTACATACATCTTAGTCAAGGCTGTCGAACGCCTGCAGCGACTCAAGAATGAAGAATGTCGCGTTGTGTTTTATG AGGAATCGCGGAATCTTTGCGTAGGCCAGGGGTTTGATCTCTATTGGCGCCATCATGTGCAGTGCCCTTCAGTGGATGATTACATTACAATGGTCGACAATAAGACTGGAAGCTTTTTCAGGCTAGCAACTCGGCTGATGGTAGCGGCGGCTCCAAGTTCCTTTGGTTCAGCAGAACTTTTTCAACTTGTGAGTTTAATGGGGAGGTATTACCAGATCCGAGATGACTATCAGAATCTAGCTTCTGACGAG TATGCTGCTAAAAAGGGTTTCTGCGATGATCTATCCGAAGGAAAATTCTCCCTCCCGTTAATACACTTTCTTCAACATGCCCCATCGCAAAAAGCAGACCAAATTCGTGGCCTGATATTTCATCGCCACCAAGGGGCCGGATCACCCTTAAAAAGCACTCTTAGCATCGAAACTAAACAGTGGATACTCTCCGAAATTAAGAAAGTGGGAAGTTTGGAATACGTTCACGATATTTTGGACGACATGCACGAGGCGATGTCACGAATGCTGGACGGCTTGGAGAGCGATCTTGGGAAAAATGTGAAGTTAAACGCCTTATTGGCTGGCCTTAAGCTTTGA
- the AOX1 gene encoding Alternative oxidase, mitochondrial precursor (EggNog:ENOG410PHGU~COG:C~TransMembrane:2 (n3-14c19/20o155-176i217-240o)~BUSCO:8388at33183): MSTTATFPVRALVTSSASARLFQQSCLKASLRPSAVAAIGIRSTAGVPFHNYIAPNRPKYFTTTSSNKLREFFPPPKTKHVVETETHFEHPVFTEKEMKDIVVAHRQTRDWSDWVALGTVRMLRWGMDLATGYKHPPAGKEQKKVKPFTMDERKWIIRFIFLETVAAVPGMVGGMLRHLRSLRRMKRDLGWIETLLEEAYNERMHLLSFLKLAEPGWFMRLMVLGAQGVFFNAFFLSYLVSPRTCHRFVGYLEEEAVLTYTHAINDLENGKLPRWKDMNAPDIAVTYWKMPEGHRKILDLLYYVRADEAKHREVNHTLANLDQKYDPNPYAAKYNNPQDPHPTKSASIMKPTGWERKDVL; encoded by the exons ATGAGCACTACGGCAACTTTCCCAGTCAGAGCCCTGGTGACCAGTTCAGCCTCAGCGCGGCTCTTTCAACAATCATGCTTGAAAGCATCCTTGCGTCCGTCAGCGGTGGCCGCAATAGGCATTCGAAGCACAGCCGGAGTGCCATTCCATAACTATATCGCGCCAAATCGCCCAAAATACTTCACCACAACATCGTCAAATAAACTGCGAGAGTTCTTTCCTCCGCCTAAGACGAAGCATGTTGTTGAAACCGAGACACACTTTGAACACCCAGT ATTCACTGAGAAGGAAATGAAAGACATTGTCGTCGCACATCGACAAACGAGAGATTGGTCGGACTGGGTTGCCCTAGGCACAGTCCGGATGCTCCGCTGGGGCATGGATCTCGCAACGGGCTACAAGCACCCGCCCGCCGGAAAGGAGCAGAAAAAAGTAAAGCCATTCACCATGGACGAGCGTAAATGGATCATCCGTTTTATTTTCTTGGAAACCGTCGCCGCTGTGCCAGGTATGGTTGGTGGCATGCTTCGCCATTTGCGTAGCTtgagaagaatgaagagAGATCTCGGATG GATCGAAactcttcttgaagaagcaTATAACGAGCGTATGCACCTTCTCAGTTTCTTAAAGCTGGCAGAGCCAGGCTGGTTTATGCGTCTTATGGTCCTCGGTGCGCAGGGCGTTTTCTTCAATGCTTTCTTCCTCTCGTACCTCGTATCACCAAGAACTTGCCACCGTTTCGTCGGCTATCTCGAGGAAGAGGCCGTCCTGACATACACTCATGCCATTAATGACCTTGAGAACGGGAAACTGCCAAGATGGAAGGACATGAATGCTCCTGACATCGCAGTCACATACTGGAAGATGCCTGAGGGCCATCGGAAAATTTTAGATCTGTTGTACTACGTCCGTGCCGACGAGGCTAAGCACAGAGAGGTCAACCACACTCTGGCCAATTTGGACCAGAAATACGACCCAAATCCTTATGCAGCCAAGTACAATAATCCCCAAGACCCTCACCCCACAAAATCCGCCTCCATTATGAAGCCAACGGGCtgggaaagaaaagacgtTCTCTGA
- a CDS encoding uncharacterized protein (EggNog:ENOG410PRZ9~COG:C~BUSCO:16905at33183) codes for MAKRVAFTVQGRVQGVFFRDFTQRNANLYGLTGWVRNTTDGKGEAQGDEESITKLIEDISRGPRHAQVTKLEKSEIDPKVGESRFQVVR; via the exons ATGGCCAAACGT GTTGCCTTTACGGTCCAAGGGAGAGTGCAAG GAGTGTTCTTCCG TGATTTCACCCAGAGAAATGCAAACCTCTATGGCTTGACTGGCTGGGTGAGGAATACTACTGATGGAAAG GGAGAAGCTCAAGGCGATGAAGAATCGATAACGAAGCTCATCGAGGACATTTCGCGGGGCCCTCGACATGCCCAAGTGACAAAGCTGGAAAAGTCCGAGATTGATCCGAAAGTGGGAGAATCTCGATTCCAGGTTGTCCGGTAG
- a CDS encoding uncharacterized protein (EggNog:ENOG410PRZ9~COG:C~BUSCO:16905at33183), translating to MAKRVAFTVQGRVQGVFFRDFTQRNANLYGLTGWVRNTTDGKVQGEAQGDEESITKLIEDISRGPRHAQVTKLEKSEIDPKVGESRFQVVR from the exons ATGGCCAAACGT GTTGCCTTTACGGTCCAAGGGAGAGTGCAAG GAGTGTTCTTCCG TGATTTCACCCAGAGAAATGCAAACCTCTATGGCTTGACTGGCTGGGTGAGGAATACTACTGATGGAAAG GTCCAGGGAGAAGCTCAAGGCGATGAAGAATCGATAACGAAGCTCATCGAGGACATTTCGCGGGGCCCTCGACATGCCCAAGTGACAAAGCTGGAAAAGTCCGAGATTGATCCGAAAGTGGGAGAATCTCGATTCCAGGTTGTCCGGTAG
- a CDS encoding uncharacterized protein (EggNog:ENOG410PM8Q~COG:S~BUSCO:6380at33183), producing MADNIESFARSIPDPISIQPRDLSPSPSLSPTPAISSCPSPDRTFSTVSSVSNLSGDGGSSVSTSSRRRGYIRPQGAVFAESAKNRESVMSLGSIAHLQYYFARTGLLDGKGGQLARAKKRRDSDIPKLMLTQQTHFGGDLTESPIEEVSDLAEEWDENEPAMLPPTVSTYSVRTHHIPPPIDIEELRRDLQSALDKARNVLTATRDQLAAQASAPVSSDQTPENMSDAAEETSENPPLTKPPQGWHEIEGMHILDVVTLAIRAARIYYTSHENPVRLDSIKSEKKIRDELLGILDVLRKWAGRNFVGGLKEEERNVMLGWIAGVEAMVGKERELEEADIQKRASWIWASGDWSGREREREQAFLQSFEESEAIPAWEPAEDCPLPTQFLSRWQDGRRLVRLHNAAVRMSKRPFGEIRTFHEDVGKPYRMADNIRYWAKAAEIRWEIKLDVDALAVVNGDSDEAWRKLDQALFKWCQGVREELIRDWTKKNPDPILSIVPPDESEV from the coding sequence ATGGCAGACAACATTGAATCCTTTGCTCGTTCGATCCCAGATCCGATCTCCATACAACCTCGCGATCTCTCTCCTTCCCCGTCTTTGTCGCCGACTCCCGCTATTTCATCCTGCCCTTCTCCCGATCGGACGTTCTCTACAGTATCCTCGGTCTCAAATTTATCGGGCGATGGAGGATCCTCGGTTTCCACGTCCTCCCGGAGACGTGGCTATATCAGACCCCAAGGCGCTGTATTTGCAGAGTCTGCAAAAAATCGCGAGAGCGTAATGAGTTTAGGGAGCATCGCGCATTTACAGTATTACTTTGCTCGAACGGGGTTATTGGATGGTAAAGGCGGACAGTTGGCCCGTGCAAAGAAGAGACGGGATTCTGATATTCCTAAGCTCATGTTGACTCAACAGACGCATTTTGGCGGGGATTTGACTGAAAGTCCCATCGAGGAAGTCAGCGATTTGGCGGAAGAATGGGATGAAAATGAACCGGCCATGCTACCTCCAACCGTGAGCACATATAGTGTTCGCACGCACCACATCCCTCCCCCGATAGACATTGAAGAGCTTAGAAGGGATCTACAGTCCGCCTTGGATAAAGCCAGAAACGTCTTAACTGCTACAAGAGATCAACTGGCAGCCCAGGCTTCTGCACCCGTATCGAGTGACCAGACGCCTGAAAATATGTCGGATGCTGCAGAGGAAACGTCTGAAAACCCACCATTAACGAAGCCTCCGCAGGGATGGCATGAGATCGAAGGCATGCATATTCTCGATGTGGTAACCCTTGCTATTCGAGCTGCTAGAATCTACTACACTTCTCATGAAAATCCAGTACGCTTAGACTCTATCAAGAGCGAGAAGAAAATCCGTGACGAGCTGCTTGGTATTTTGGACGTATTGAGAAAATGGGCAGGGCGAAATTTTGTGGGTGGGTtaaaggaagaagaaagaaacgTTATGCTTGGATGGATAGCGGGAGTGGAAGCGATGGTTGGCAAAGAAAGGGAGCTTGAAGAGGCGGATATACAAAAGAGGGCCAGCTGGATCTGGGCGAGCGGAGATTGGTCAGGGCGAGAGCGCGAGAGGGAGCAGGCGTTCCTTCAAAGCTTTGAGGAGTCCGAGGCGATACCCGCATGGGAACCTGCCGAAGATTGTCCCCTTCCCACACAGTTTCTCTCTCGCTGGCAGGATGGTCGACGCCTTGTGCGATTACATAACGCAGCTGTCAGGATGTCAAAGCGTCCTTTTGGAGAAATTAGAACCTTCCATGAAGATGTCGGAAAACCGTACCGAATGGCTGACAATATTCGCTACTGGGCCAAGGCCGCTGAAATTCGATGGGAGATCAAACTTGATGTAGACGCGTTGGCGGTTGTCAATGGAGACAGCGATGAGGCATGGAGGAAACTTGACCAGGCGCTGTTTAAGTGGTGTCAAGGTGTTCGAGAAGAGCTGATCCGGGATTGGACAAAGAAAAATCCGGATCCAATATTATCCATCGTTCCGCCAGACGAGTCTGAGGTATGA